Proteins from a genomic interval of Acidimicrobiales bacterium:
- a CDS encoding malate dehydrogenase encodes MSTTPVRVAITGAAGQIGYAIVFRIASGQLLGPDTPVHLQLLEVPQAVGALQGVVMELEDCAFPLLADVTATDDPHVAFGDANVALLVGARPRTKGMERADLLQANGAIFTVQGKAISDSAAPDIRVLVVGNPANTNALIAMHNAPNVPHERFTAMTRLDHNRAVAQLARKTGRPVSAIRRLTIWGNHSATQYPDLFNAEVDGRPAVDVVDDPAWLESDFIPTVQQRGAAVIEARGASSAASAANAAIGHVHTWTLGTAEGDWASMAVPSDGSYGVPEGIISSFPCTTSGGTYSIVQGLEWNEFSRLRIEQSVAELVEERDAVKELGLI; translated from the coding sequence ATGAGCACGACGCCCGTCCGAGTCGCCATCACCGGTGCCGCCGGCCAGATCGGCTATGCCATCGTCTTTCGCATCGCGAGCGGCCAGCTCCTCGGCCCCGACACGCCGGTGCACCTCCAGCTGCTCGAGGTCCCCCAGGCCGTGGGGGCCCTGCAGGGCGTGGTGATGGAGCTCGAGGACTGCGCCTTCCCGCTGCTGGCCGACGTCACCGCCACCGACGACCCCCACGTCGCCTTCGGCGACGCCAACGTGGCCCTGCTGGTGGGAGCCCGCCCGCGCACCAAGGGCATGGAGCGCGCCGACCTGCTCCAGGCCAACGGGGCCATCTTCACGGTCCAGGGCAAGGCCATCTCCGACAGCGCCGCTCCCGACATCCGGGTGCTGGTGGTGGGCAACCCGGCCAACACCAACGCCCTGATCGCCATGCACAACGCGCCCAACGTGCCCCACGAGCGCTTCACGGCCATGACCCGCCTCGACCACAACCGCGCCGTCGCGCAGCTGGCCCGCAAGACGGGGCGGCCGGTGAGCGCCATCCGCCGCCTGACGATCTGGGGCAACCACTCGGCCACCCAGTACCCCGACCTCTTCAACGCCGAGGTCGACGGGCGGCCGGCGGTCGACGTCGTCGACGACCCGGCCTGGCTGGAGAGCGACTTCATCCCCACGGTGCAGCAGCGCGGTGCGGCGGTCATCGAGGCGCGCGGTGCCTCCAGCGCTGCCTCGGCCGCCAACGCGGCCATCGGTCACGTGCACACCTGGACGCTCGGCACCGCCGAGGGCGACTGGGCGAGCATGGCGGTGCCGTCCGACGGCTCGTACGGCGTGCCCGAGGGGATCATCTCGTCGTTCCCCTGCACCACCTCCGGCGGCACCTACTCGATCGTGCAGGGCCTCGAGTGGAACGAGTTCTCGCGCCTGCGCATCGAGCAGTCGGTCGCCGAGCTGGTCGAGGAGCGCGACGCGGTGAAGGAGCTCGGCCTGATCTAG